One Orrella dioscoreae genomic window carries:
- the rplM gene encoding 50S ribosomal protein L13, which translates to MKTFVAKPHEVKRDWFVIDAKGKVLGRVASEVARRLRGKHKPEFTPHVDTGDYIVIINAADIVVTGTKAQDKKYFRHTTYPGGIRETNFEKLQQRFPGRAIQKAVKGMLPKGPLGYAMIKKLKVYAGAEHPHTAQQPQPLDF; encoded by the coding sequence ATGAAGACCTTTGTGGCCAAGCCGCATGAAGTCAAGCGTGACTGGTTTGTGATCGACGCCAAGGGCAAAGTCCTCGGTCGTGTGGCCAGCGAAGTCGCACGCCGTCTGCGCGGTAAGCACAAACCTGAATTCACGCCCCACGTGGATACGGGCGACTACATCGTCATCATCAACGCTGCCGATATCGTCGTCACCGGAACCAAGGCGCAAGACAAGAAGTACTTCCGCCACACCACCTACCCGGGCGGTATCCGCGAGACCAACTTCGAGAAGCTGCAACAGCGCTTCCCCGGCCGCGCCATCCAGAAGGCTGTCAAGGGCATGCTGCCCAAGGGTCCCCTGGGCTACGCCATGATCAAGAAACTCAAGGTGTACGCCGGTGCCGAGCACCCGCACACCGCCCAGCAGCCCCAGCCGCTGGATTTCTAA
- the rpsI gene encoding 30S ribosomal protein S9, with product MIGNWNYGTGRRKTSVARVFLKKGTGKIVVNGKPVDEYFARETGRMVVRQPLELTGHLESFDFHVNVHGGGESGQAGAVRHGITRALIDYDAALKPTLSKAGFVTRDAREVERKKVGFHKARRRKQFSKR from the coding sequence ATGATCGGTAACTGGAACTACGGAACCGGCCGCCGCAAGACTTCGGTGGCGCGCGTGTTCCTCAAGAAGGGCACGGGCAAGATCGTCGTCAACGGCAAGCCTGTTGATGAATACTTCGCTCGCGAAACGGGCCGCATGGTCGTGCGTCAGCCGCTCGAGCTGACCGGCCACCTGGAGTCGTTCGACTTCCACGTGAACGTGCATGGCGGCGGCGAAAGCGGCCAGGCCGGCGCGGTCCGCCACGGCATCACCCGTGCGCTGATCGACTACGACGCCGCGTTGAAGCCCACGCTGTCCAAGGCTGGCTTCGTGACGCGCGATGCCCGTGAAGTCGAACGTAAGAAGGTCGGCTTCCACAAGGCGCGTCGTCGCAAGCAGTTCAGCAAGCGCTAA
- the argC gene encoding N-acetyl-gamma-glutamyl-phosphate reductase: MASTPQSRIKVGIVGGTGYTGVELLRLLSQHPHVELTAITSRKEDGMPVAEMYPNLRGRVDLAFSSPDKAPLSGCDVVFFATPHGVAMAQARELLDAGVRVIDLAADFRLKDIPTFQKWYKIDHACPDVLEEAVYGLVELDRAGISRARVIGNPGCYPTTVLLGLAPVLEGGARIDTRHIIADCKSGVTGAGRKAEVHTLFSEASDNFKAYGVAGHRHHPEISEQLARLNGGPVGLVFVPHLVPMIRGMFSTLYARILPDAMDTDFQALFEARYANDPFVDVLPAGALPETRSVRASNTLRIAVQRPGNGDQLIVLVVQDNLVKGASGQAVQNMNLMFGLPETAGLDQVAILP; encoded by the coding sequence ATGGCCTCGACCCCCCAATCCCGCATCAAAGTCGGCATCGTCGGCGGCACCGGTTACACCGGCGTCGAACTGCTGCGCCTGCTCTCCCAGCACCCGCACGTGGAACTGACCGCGATCACCTCGCGCAAGGAAGACGGCATGCCGGTGGCCGAGATGTATCCCAACCTGCGCGGCCGCGTCGACCTGGCGTTCTCCTCGCCGGACAAGGCGCCGCTGTCGGGTTGCGACGTGGTGTTCTTCGCCACGCCGCACGGCGTGGCCATGGCCCAGGCGCGCGAACTGTTGGATGCCGGCGTGCGCGTCATCGACCTGGCGGCCGACTTCCGCCTGAAGGACATCCCCACTTTCCAGAAGTGGTACAAGATCGACCACGCCTGCCCCGACGTGCTGGAAGAGGCCGTCTACGGCCTGGTGGAACTGGATCGCGCCGGCATCTCTCGCGCGCGCGTCATCGGCAACCCCGGCTGCTATCCCACCACGGTGCTGCTGGGCCTGGCCCCCGTGCTCGAGGGCGGCGCCCGCATCGACACGCGCCACATCATCGCCGACTGCAAGTCGGGCGTCACGGGCGCCGGCCGCAAGGCCGAGGTCCATACCCTGTTCTCGGAAGCCAGCGACAACTTCAAGGCCTACGGCGTGGCGGGCCACCGCCATCACCCGGAAATCTCCGAGCAGCTGGCGCGCCTGAACGGCGGCCCGGTGGGCCTGGTGTTCGTGCCGCACCTGGTGCCGATGATCCGGGGCATGTTCTCCACCCTTTATGCCCGCATCCTGCCCGACGCCATGGACACCGACTTCCAGGCGCTGTTCGAGGCCCGTTACGCCAACGATCCTTTCGTGGACGTGCTGCCTGCCGGCGCGCTGCCCGAGACACGCTCGGTGCGTGCGTCCAACACCCTGCGCATCGCCGTCCAGCGTCCGGGCAACGGCGACCAGCTGATCGTGCTGGTGGTGCAGGACAACCTGGTCAAGGGCGCGTCCGGCCAGGCCGTGCAGAACATGAACCTCATGTTCGGCCTGCCCGAAACCGCCGGCCTCGACCAGGTCGCCATCCTGCCCTGA
- a CDS encoding DUF6776 family protein, producing MKSSEPEVSTPSAQPATPSPAAQASAGRVRHLLWLLVVLLALGVGAAAGYRAAALYLDQDRAAISKEQLTALRASVAQREAEIRFLRAQLDSSDGEIAVERAARKELETQLLGQQTELGRVRDQLAFYEQLLPPGQKGALDIRGAEFSRQGPGLRYRVLLMRNGADSGGFVGSLQFMATGSQRGKPVTLELQPLQVRADGSVAPSTDAGKEMLRLNFDQYVRSQGVLAVPGGFVPESVTIRVLDGDTVRATRNVELEF from the coding sequence ATGAAGTCTTCCGAGCCGGAGGTGTCCACGCCCTCCGCCCAGCCGGCCACGCCGTCGCCCGCCGCGCAGGCGTCCGCGGGCCGGGTCCGTCACCTGCTGTGGCTCTTGGTCGTCCTGCTCGCCCTGGGCGTGGGCGCGGCGGCCGGATACCGGGCCGCCGCCCTGTATCTGGACCAGGATCGCGCTGCCATCTCCAAGGAGCAGCTCACCGCCTTGCGCGCCAGCGTGGCCCAGCGCGAGGCCGAGATCCGCTTCCTGCGCGCGCAGCTCGATTCCTCCGATGGCGAGATCGCCGTCGAGCGCGCCGCCCGCAAGGAGCTGGAAACCCAGTTGCTGGGGCAGCAGACCGAGCTGGGCCGCGTGCGCGACCAACTGGCGTTCTATGAGCAGCTGCTGCCGCCGGGCCAGAAGGGCGCATTGGACATCCGCGGGGCCGAGTTCAGCCGCCAGGGGCCGGGCCTGCGTTACCGCGTGTTGTTAATGCGCAATGGCGCCGACAGCGGCGGCTTCGTGGGCAGTTTGCAATTCATGGCCACGGGATCCCAGCGCGGCAAGCCCGTCACGCTCGAATTGCAGCCGCTGCAGGTGCGCGCCGACGGCAGCGTTGCCCCTTCGACCGACGCGGGTAAGGAAATGCTGAGGCTCAATTTCGATCAATATGTGCGTAGCCAGGGCGTTCTGGCGGTGCCGGGCGGTTTCGTCCCCGAATCCGTCACCATCCGCGTCCTGGACGGCGACACGGTGCGGGCCACGCGCAACGTCGAGTTGGAGTTTTGA
- the erpA gene encoding iron-sulfur cluster insertion protein ErpA has product MNALTESTDLQAPPTPLVFTDSAAAKVKDLLAEEGNPNLKLRVFVQGGGCSGFQYGFTFDEETNEDDTVLEKAGVALLVDPMSFQYLVGAEIDYKEDLEGAQFVIRNPNASTTCGCGSSFSV; this is encoded by the coding sequence ATGAACGCCCTCACCGAAAGCACCGATCTGCAGGCGCCCCCCACGCCCCTCGTCTTCACCGATTCCGCCGCGGCCAAGGTCAAGGACCTGCTGGCCGAGGAAGGCAATCCCAACCTCAAGCTGCGCGTGTTCGTGCAAGGCGGCGGCTGTTCCGGCTTCCAGTACGGCTTCACCTTCGATGAAGAAACCAACGAAGATGACACCGTGCTGGAAAAGGCCGGCGTGGCCCTGCTGGTCGATCCGATGAGCTTCCAGTACCTGGTTGGCGCCGAGATCGACTACAAGGAAGACCTGGAAGGCGCGCAGTTCGTCATCCGCAACCCGAACGCCTCCACGACCTGCGGTTGCGGGTCGTCGTTCTCGGTCTAG
- a CDS encoding anhydro-N-acetylmuramic acid kinase encodes MTAAMAPAQDLYVGLMSGTSMDGIDGVLARIDAQGRPQRLAHASAPLPQMLRDELHALNSSGPDELHRAALAAVALAHCYADVVTRLLDVAGVRRHEVAALGAHGQTLRHQPGQGYTLQLNAPALLAELTGLGVVADFRSRDVAAGGQGAPLVPAFHARVFASDAPRAVLNLGGIANVTLLTPGSDMPAAGFDTGPANMLMDLWCQQHTGKPYDEDGQWAAQGQVQAGLLRTLIDNEPWFALPAPKSTGRDLFHAAWLAQRLQGIDARPEDVQATLRQLTVETVARALESQPQAVADMLVCGGGAYNKGLMQALAERLGCPVSATDSVGVPAQEVEALAFAWLGWAHLHQVPAGLPSVTGARGARVLGAHYPA; translated from the coding sequence ATGACTGCCGCGATGGCGCCCGCCCAGGATCTCTACGTCGGCCTGATGTCGGGCACGAGCATGGACGGCATCGACGGGGTGCTGGCGCGCATCGACGCGCAAGGCCGCCCCCAGCGCCTGGCCCACGCCAGTGCGCCGCTGCCGCAGATGCTGCGCGACGAACTCCATGCCCTGAACAGCAGCGGCCCCGATGAACTGCATCGGGCCGCGCTGGCGGCTGTCGCCCTGGCCCACTGTTATGCGGATGTCGTCACCCGCCTGCTCGATGTTGCGGGCGTGCGCCGCCATGAAGTGGCCGCGCTGGGTGCGCACGGCCAGACGCTGCGCCACCAGCCCGGCCAGGGCTACACGCTGCAATTGAACGCGCCCGCCCTGCTGGCGGAACTTACCGGCCTGGGCGTCGTGGCGGACTTCCGCAGCCGCGACGTCGCCGCCGGAGGCCAGGGCGCGCCGCTGGTGCCCGCCTTCCACGCGCGCGTCTTCGCCTCGGACGCCCCGCGCGCGGTGCTGAACCTGGGCGGCATTGCCAACGTCACGCTGCTGACGCCGGGCTCGGACATGCCTGCCGCGGGCTTCGACACCGGCCCCGCCAACATGCTGATGGACCTCTGGTGCCAGCAGCACACCGGCAAGCCCTATGACGAGGACGGCCAGTGGGCGGCGCAGGGCCAGGTGCAGGCCGGCCTGCTGCGCACGCTCATCGACAACGAACCCTGGTTCGCCCTGCCCGCCCCGAAATCCACCGGGCGGGACCTCTTCCATGCCGCGTGGCTGGCGCAACGCCTGCAAGGCATCGACGCCCGGCCCGAGGACGTGCAAGCCACCCTGCGCCAGCTGACCGTGGAAACCGTGGCGCGCGCCCTGGAAAGCCAGCCGCAAGCCGTGGCCGACATGCTGGTCTGTGGCGGCGGCGCCTATAACAAGGGCCTCATGCAGGCCCTGGCCGAACGCCTGGGCTGCCCGGTGAGCGCCACCGACAGCGTGGGCGTGCCCGCCCAGGAAGTGGAGGCATTGGCCTTCGCCTGGCTGGGCTGGGCCCACCTGCACCAGGTGCCCGCAGGCCTGCCCAGCGTCACGGGCGCGCGCGGCGCGCGCGTGCTGGGCGCGCACTACCCCGCCTGA
- a CDS encoding M23 family metallopeptidase, whose translation MTRGQNETERLGAAKITDASALPEPARRPYRRLRVTLLASAVGLFGAAAALGMVQPSSQESLPPLRQVQDIITLVPPAAEPAPAVAAAEDAPYVNETRIRRGDTLAAVLARLNIDAPGLQGFLTHDTSARSIYKLYPGRAVQAATDADGKLRWLRYIHTPGNESDGQVVTRLLQVEPSGDSYKAAEVTHDTDRQVRVAVGTIRNSLFGATDAAGVPDAITLQMAEILGSKIDFLRDLRQGDTFRVVYEARMHEGRYAGAGRMLAVEFINRGKSHSAVWFSPEKQGGSYYAFDGTSLRGAFLRNSIKFTRVSSTFGMRMHPIHQKWIGHKGVDYAAPTGTPIHATADGTIDFAGWMNGYGNTVRIQHHGKYSTLYAHASRLAPGISKGDKVSQGQLIAYVGSTGWATGPHLHYEFRINGTPVDPLSVDLPVARALEPKELQAFKTAVDPYMQQIALLANFQQTLPESLANVASR comes from the coding sequence ATGACGCGTGGGCAGAATGAGACGGAGCGCCTCGGCGCCGCCAAGATTACGGATGCATCCGCGCTCCCCGAACCTGCCCGCCGCCCGTACCGCCGCCTGCGCGTGACCCTGCTGGCCAGCGCCGTGGGCCTGTTTGGCGCCGCCGCCGCGCTGGGCATGGTCCAGCCAAGCTCGCAGGAATCCCTGCCTCCGCTGCGCCAGGTCCAGGACATCATCACGCTGGTGCCGCCCGCGGCCGAGCCCGCCCCTGCCGTCGCGGCCGCTGAAGACGCTCCCTACGTCAACGAAACCCGCATCCGCCGGGGCGACACGCTGGCCGCCGTGCTGGCTCGCCTGAACATCGACGCGCCTGGCCTGCAAGGTTTCCTGACCCACGACACCTCGGCCCGCAGCATCTACAAGCTCTACCCCGGCCGCGCCGTGCAGGCCGCCACCGACGCCGATGGCAAGCTGCGCTGGCTGCGCTACATCCATACCCCGGGCAACGAATCCGACGGCCAGGTGGTCACCCGCCTGCTGCAGGTCGAACCCTCGGGCGACAGCTACAAGGCCGCCGAAGTCACGCACGACACCGACCGCCAGGTGCGCGTCGCCGTCGGCACCATCCGCAACTCGCTCTTCGGCGCCACCGACGCCGCGGGCGTGCCCGACGCCATCACCCTGCAGATGGCCGAGATCCTGGGCAGCAAGATCGACTTCCTGCGCGACCTGCGCCAGGGCGACACCTTCCGCGTGGTCTACGAGGCCCGCATGCACGAAGGCCGTTACGCTGGCGCCGGACGCATGCTGGCCGTGGAATTCATCAACCGCGGCAAGAGCCACTCGGCCGTCTGGTTCAGCCCCGAGAAGCAAGGCGGCAGCTACTACGCCTTCGACGGCACCAGCCTGCGCGGCGCCTTCCTGCGCAACTCGATCAAGTTCACGCGCGTGAGCTCGACCTTCGGCATGCGCATGCACCCCATCCACCAGAAGTGGATCGGCCACAAGGGCGTGGACTACGCCGCGCCGACCGGCACGCCCATCCACGCCACGGCCGACGGCACCATCGATTTCGCCGGCTGGATGAACGGCTACGGCAACACCGTCCGCATCCAGCACCACGGCAAATATTCCACGCTGTACGCCCACGCCAGCCGCCTGGCGCCCGGCATCAGCAAGGGTGACAAGGTTTCGCAAGGCCAGTTGATCGCCTACGTCGGCTCCACCGGCTGGGCCACCGGCCCTCACCTGCACTACGAATTCCGCATCAACGGCACGCCGGTCGACCCGCTGTCGGTCGACCTGCCCGTGGCGCGCGCGCTGGAGCCCAAGGAACTGCAGGCCTTCAAGACGGCCGTGGATCCTTACATGCAGCAGATCGCGTTGCTGGCCAATTTCCAGCAGACCCTGCCCGAGTCGCTGGCCAACGTCGCCAGCCGCTAA
- the tyrS gene encoding tyrosine--tRNA ligase, producing the protein MPQTDTLAALIESPEVQADLQIVRRGVDELLVESEFARKLARSRSTGVPLRIKLGLDPTAPDIHLGHTVVLNKMRQLQDLGHTVIFLIGDFTTTIGDPSGRNSTRPPLTREQIEENARTYYAQASMVLDSTRTEIRYNSEWCDPLGARGLIQLASRYTVARMMEREDFTKRYKGGTPISIHEFLYPLLQGNDSVALRADLELGGTDQKFNLLVGRELQKEYGQEPQCILTMPLLEGTDGVEKMSKSKGNYIGISEAPESMFGKLMSISDTLMWKYFTLLSFRSEAEIAALRAETEGGRNPRDAKVLLAQEIVDRFHGQGQGEAALAAFEARFRDGAIPDDIPEVNLAGAPLGILKVLREAGLAASGTEAQRNIEQGGVRVDGTRVEDKSLQLPEGSYVIQVGKRKFARVTLRG; encoded by the coding sequence ATGCCGCAAACCGACACGCTCGCCGCTCTCATCGAATCCCCCGAAGTCCAGGCCGATCTCCAGATCGTGCGCCGCGGCGTGGACGAGCTGCTGGTCGAGTCCGAGTTTGCGCGCAAGCTGGCGCGCAGCCGCAGCACCGGCGTGCCGCTGCGCATCAAGCTGGGCCTGGACCCCACCGCGCCCGACATCCACCTGGGCCACACGGTGGTGCTGAACAAGATGCGCCAGCTCCAGGACCTGGGCCACACGGTCATCTTCCTGATCGGTGACTTCACGACCACCATCGGCGACCCCAGCGGCCGCAACTCCACCCGTCCGCCGCTCACCCGCGAGCAGATCGAGGAAAACGCCCGTACCTATTACGCGCAAGCCAGCATGGTGCTGGATTCCACCCGCACCGAGATCCGCTACAACTCCGAGTGGTGCGACCCGCTGGGCGCGCGCGGCCTGATCCAGCTGGCCTCGCGCTATACCGTGGCGCGCATGATGGAGCGCGAGGATTTCACCAAGCGCTACAAGGGCGGCACGCCCATCTCCATCCACGAATTCCTGTACCCGCTGCTGCAGGGCAATGATTCGGTCGCGCTGCGCGCCGACCTGGAACTGGGCGGCACCGACCAGAAGTTCAACCTGCTGGTGGGCCGCGAGCTGCAGAAGGAGTACGGCCAGGAGCCGCAGTGCATCCTGACCATGCCGCTGCTGGAGGGCACGGACGGCGTCGAGAAGATGTCCAAGTCCAAGGGCAACTACATCGGCATCTCGGAAGCGCCCGAATCGATGTTCGGCAAGCTCATGTCGATTTCCGACACGCTGATGTGGAAATACTTCACGCTGCTGTCCTTCCGCAGCGAGGCCGAGATCGCGGCGCTGCGCGCCGAGACTGAGGGCGGCCGCAATCCGCGCGATGCCAAGGTGCTGCTGGCCCAGGAAATCGTGGACCGTTTCCATGGCCAGGGCCAGGGCGAGGCCGCGCTGGCTGCCTTCGAGGCGCGCTTTCGCGATGGCGCCATTCCGGACGACATTCCCGAGGTCAACCTGGCGGGCGCGCCCCTGGGCATCCTGAAGGTGCTGCGCGAAGCCGGCCTGGCCGCGTCGGGCACCGAAGCCCAGCGCAATATCGAGCAGGGCGGGGTGCGCGTGGACGGCACGCGCGTGGAAGACAAATCGTTGCAATTGCCCGAGGGCAGCTATGTGATCCAGGTGGGCAAACGCAAGTTCGCCCGTGTTACCTTGCGTGGATAG
- a CDS encoding YbhB/YbcL family Raf kinase inhibitor-like protein — MKLRSLSFSEGEAIPERYAFARIDPHSRVALADNYNPHLAWDDVPEGTRSFALVCVDPDAPKLLDDVNQEGREVAEDLPRVPFFHWSVINLSADLREIEEGTFSSGITPRGKGGPLAPLDARQGLNDYTALFAADRDMNGEYFGYDGPCPPWNDAKVHRYIFTLYALRVDALPLDGRFKGPDVLREVKDVTLAEASVSGWYTLNPRLAPKQVGSTTAT, encoded by the coding sequence ATGAAACTGAGGAGTCTGTCCTTTTCCGAAGGTGAGGCGATCCCGGAACGCTACGCCTTCGCCCGCATCGATCCGCATTCGCGCGTGGCGCTGGCGGACAACTACAACCCGCACCTGGCCTGGGACGACGTGCCCGAAGGGACGCGCTCCTTTGCGCTGGTGTGCGTCGACCCCGACGCGCCCAAGTTGCTGGACGACGTGAACCAGGAGGGGCGCGAAGTGGCGGAAGATCTGCCGCGGGTGCCGTTCTTCCACTGGTCCGTCATCAACCTGTCCGCCGACTTGCGCGAGATCGAGGAAGGCACTTTTTCCAGCGGCATCACGCCGCGCGGCAAGGGCGGCCCGCTGGCGCCGCTCGATGCGCGCCAGGGCCTGAACGACTACACCGCGCTGTTTGCCGCCGACCGCGACATGAACGGCGAGTATTTCGGTTATGACGGTCCGTGCCCGCCCTGGAACGACGCCAAGGTGCACCGCTACATCTTCACGCTGTATGCGCTGCGCGTGGACGCGCTGCCCTTGGACGGCCGCTTCAAGGGCCCGGACGTGCTGCGCGAGGTCAAGGACGTGACGCTGGCCGAGGCGTCCGTCTCGGGCTGGTACACGCTCAATCCGCGCCTGGCGCCGAAACAGGTGGGGTCGACCACGGCAACCTGA
- a CDS encoding acyl-CoA dehydrogenase family protein: MSHQDLLSDPSHPPAPGLADWLALADELGDRLRLDITEREQANASPAPQIAMLRDAGLLTLTIPSAWGGKGQPWHTAVQTVRRLARSDGAIAQLLGYHYAWLRIAQAIGGANTQALLTQTASQGWFWASAGAPRAGRLVLHPRPEGGYLVQGESGFATGAAVADRLFVRGVDSATQRVVVVALDTRQAGVEPGGDWNALGLRQSASDSLRLVNAAVAAQDVLGTFQTISEPPPMVSTLGVLAFQSLFTQLHLGMAEGAVLEAADYVRQRAQPWVHAQVAHAQEDPHIQNGFGQAVASLQAVAALAERADAAVSWLFGHAESATPAQRAEVAELVACAKIISVQAGLAAASDVFNLTGARATRRAQGLDRHWRDLRTLTLHDPLAYKLNEVGRYFLGGEAPEPSNYR, from the coding sequence ATGTCTCACCAAGATCTGCTCTCAGACCCCAGCCATCCGCCCGCCCCCGGCCTGGCCGACTGGCTCGCCCTCGCCGACGAGCTTGGCGACCGGCTGCGCCTCGACATCACCGAGCGGGAACAGGCCAACGCTTCACCCGCGCCGCAGATCGCCATGCTGCGCGACGCCGGCCTGTTGACGTTGACGATTCCCAGCGCCTGGGGCGGCAAGGGCCAGCCGTGGCACACCGCCGTACAGACCGTGCGCCGCCTGGCGCGCAGCGACGGCGCCATTGCCCAGTTGCTGGGCTATCACTACGCCTGGCTGCGCATCGCCCAGGCCATCGGCGGCGCCAACACCCAGGCCCTGCTCACCCAGACCGCCAGCCAGGGCTGGTTCTGGGCCAGCGCGGGGGCCCCCCGCGCCGGCAGGCTCGTCCTGCATCCCCGTCCCGAGGGCGGCTACCTGGTACAGGGCGAATCCGGGTTTGCCACGGGTGCCGCGGTCGCGGACCGCCTGTTCGTGCGCGGTGTGGACAGCGCCACCCAACGCGTCGTGGTGGTCGCCCTGGACACCCGCCAGGCCGGCGTCGAGCCTGGCGGCGACTGGAATGCCCTGGGACTGCGGCAATCGGCCAGCGACAGCCTGCGGCTGGTCAATGCGGCCGTCGCGGCGCAGGACGTCCTCGGCACATTCCAGACGATTTCCGAGCCGCCGCCGATGGTCTCCACGCTGGGCGTGCTGGCGTTCCAGTCCCTGTTCACGCAACTTCACCTGGGCATGGCCGAAGGCGCCGTCCTCGAAGCAGCGGACTACGTCCGCCAACGCGCCCAGCCTTGGGTGCACGCCCAGGTGGCGCACGCGCAGGAAGACCCACACATCCAGAACGGCTTCGGACAAGCGGTCGCGTCATTGCAGGCAGTGGCCGCGCTGGCCGAGCGCGCGGACGCGGCGGTCAGCTGGCTCTTCGGGCATGCGGAAAGCGCCACGCCCGCCCAACGCGCCGAAGTGGCGGAACTCGTGGCCTGCGCCAAGATCATTTCGGTGCAAGCAGGGCTGGCCGCGGCCAGTGACGTGTTCAACCTGACGGGCGCCCGCGCCACGCGCCGCGCCCAGGGGCTGGACCGCCACTGGCGCGACCTGCGCACCCTGACGCTGCATGACCCGCTGGCCTACAAGCTGAACGAGGTGGGACGTTATTTCCTGGGCGGCGAGGCGCCCGAACCCTCGAACTATCGCTGA
- a CDS encoding branched-chain amino acid ABC transporter permease, with protein sequence MTRPQADTTAPLLLLAAFSLLPFLLEDWQRAELTRYFAYMLFAASTAWVWGHCGLLSFGQAVFFGMGAYAMGLASSDAHAGLQGMAALVTGMAGGTLAAVLLAFCIGRVFLSGRQAAGPHFAIATLAISLVAEHTLTSSPLLGGANGLLGISLLEFDWAIRLGLPPDWVAYFLGLAVLACGAGLLVHAARHPWGIALQAIRTHPLRAEALGLDLGRERRRAYMLGAATAAAAGAFFVTQFGFAAPSLAGPAFSAEVIIWVALGGRKHIVTACLGALIVRGTETWLTGPAEVYRPLLLGLAFILVVLRYPEGLLAAAGRRLARRAAGQGPR encoded by the coding sequence ATGACACGCCCGCAAGCCGACACCACGGCCCCCCTGCTCCTGCTGGCCGCGTTCAGCCTCCTGCCTTTCCTGCTGGAAGACTGGCAACGCGCCGAGCTCACCCGTTACTTCGCCTACATGCTCTTCGCGGCCAGCACGGCATGGGTCTGGGGACACTGCGGACTGCTCTCTTTCGGCCAGGCTGTCTTCTTCGGCATGGGCGCCTATGCCATGGGCCTGGCCAGTTCGGACGCGCATGCCGGCCTGCAAGGCATGGCCGCGCTCGTCACCGGCATGGCAGGCGGCACCCTTGCCGCCGTCCTGCTCGCATTCTGCATCGGACGCGTGTTCCTGTCGGGTCGACAGGCGGCAGGCCCGCATTTCGCCATCGCCACGCTGGCCATCAGCCTGGTCGCGGAACACACCCTCACCAGCTCGCCGCTGCTGGGCGGGGCGAATGGCCTGCTGGGCATCTCGCTGCTGGAATTCGACTGGGCCATCCGCCTGGGACTGCCGCCTGACTGGGTTGCCTACTTCCTGGGGCTGGCCGTGCTGGCCTGCGGCGCGGGCCTGCTGGTTCATGCCGCCCGCCACCCCTGGGGCATCGCGCTGCAGGCCATCCGCACCCATCCGCTGCGGGCCGAGGCACTGGGACTCGACCTGGGACGCGAGCGCCGGCGCGCCTACATGCTGGGCGCGGCCACCGCCGCCGCGGCGGGCGCCTTCTTCGTCACGCAGTTCGGCTTCGCCGCGCCCTCGCTGGCCGGACCGGCGTTCTCCGCCGAGGTCATCATCTGGGTGGCCCTGGGCGGGCGCAAGCACATCGTCACAGCCTGCCTGGGTGCCCTGATCGTGCGCGGCACGGAGACCTGGCTCACCGGTCCCGCCGAAGTCTATCGCCCTCTTCTGCTGGGCCTGGCCTTCATCCTGGTGGTCCTGCGCTATCCGGAAGGCCTGCTCGCCGCAGCAGGCCGACGCCTGGCGCGGCGCGCGGCCGGACAGGGGCCACGCTGA
- a CDS encoding branched-chain amino acid ABC transporter permease yields MALALDLNTYVALLALVSLGLAIVLGLMHVINMAHPEFLTLGAYVAVLTQAAGLPFVASLPLALAAAALTGCLVEASLIRHTYGRAEDTILATAGVALVMRQAFVLGFGADAYSVQAPDTGMVQLMGTAYPSYRLWLIGVAAATLAFTWLLFFRTRGGLAARAVMADRATARSLGIRGARHDRATFSLGCGLAGLAGAMLAPLSSVEPMLGNLYGAPAFLSVLVGGMASIVAPVLGSAVLGSAQTLSAAWVSPAWAPVIMLALALACVRLFPGGLLRPRARQA; encoded by the coding sequence ATGGCCCTTGCCCTCGACCTGAACACCTACGTCGCCCTGTTGGCCCTCGTGTCGCTGGGCCTGGCCATCGTGCTGGGCCTGATGCACGTTATCAACATGGCCCATCCCGAGTTCCTGACCCTGGGTGCCTACGTGGCCGTGCTGACCCAGGCCGCCGGCCTGCCCTTCGTCGCCAGCCTGCCCCTGGCGCTGGCCGCCGCCGCGCTCACCGGCTGCCTGGTGGAAGCCAGCCTGATCCGGCACACCTATGGCCGGGCCGAGGACACCATCCTGGCCACGGCCGGCGTGGCGCTCGTCATGCGCCAGGCGTTCGTCCTGGGCTTTGGCGCCGACGCCTACAGCGTGCAAGCACCGGACACGGGCATGGTCCAACTCATGGGCACTGCCTATCCCAGCTATCGGCTCTGGCTGATCGGCGTCGCCGCGGCCACCCTCGCATTCACCTGGCTGCTGTTCTTCCGCACCCGCGGAGGCTTGGCCGCACGCGCCGTCATGGCCGACCGCGCCACCGCCCGCAGCCTGGGCATCCGGGGCGCGCGCCATGACCGCGCCACGTTCTCGCTGGGCTGCGGACTCGCGGGACTGGCCGGTGCCATGCTTGCGCCCCTGTCTTCCGTGGAGCCCATGCTGGGCAACCTATACGGCGCGCCCGCCTTCCTCTCGGTGCTGGTCGGCGGCATGGCCAGCATCGTCGCCCCGGTGCTGGGCAGCGCAGTGCTGGGCTCGGCCCAGACGCTCAGCGCGGCGTGGGTGTCGCCGGCCTGGGCGCCGGTCATCATGCTCGCGCTTGCCCTGGCATGCGTGCGCCTTTTCCCCGGCGGACTGCTGCGACCGCGCGCACGGCAGGCATGA